Within Topomyia yanbarensis strain Yona2022 chromosome 2, ASM3024719v1, whole genome shotgun sequence, the genomic segment AAGACGGATTGCGGGGCACGACACTGCTAGTGAGCATGCACATGAACATACATTTTCCGTTTTGAGTTCGAATTTGTGCGTCCGAAACATATATAGGATAAAATGGCTTTGTTGGCTATAGATGCCTCCTAAAACGCAGATTGAGTTTTCGATTATTTTATCACATATCTTATTTCTGCCACTCCACATTATCACATTTTATAGATGCCAAATTTGCTGTGGGTGAACAGACGAAACTGAGTATTTATGTATGATACAATGAAgactcgtttttatcagccctttGGTGCATTTTATGAAATCGGGatatttctttctttctttttaataaaccgaagctcttaaaacatatatatatatatatatatatatatatatatatatatatatatatatatatatatatatatatatatatatatatatatatatatatatatatatatatatatatatatatatatatatatatatatatatatatatatatatatatatatatatatatatatatatatatatatatatatatatatatatatatttctatTGTTGCATttttaagataagaaaaatatgcttaagAAAAGATTTACCCGAATTTGACttagttcgtctgctagagtgcTTCAAACGGATTTTCATGTGAGGCTGTCAAAATCGGGGGTTGATAGAATTGGATCTTTACTGTACTCTCATGCGCATTTATGTTGATAATTGGTGGTCAACCTTGATAAATTACAGAAATAAACATCTAGTTTCGATCTATGTCCCGCTTTAGGTGTAATAAGATACTGCGAGAATACTCGAGAACACTTTTTATCCAGCCTTTGGTTGAGACTCGATAATTTGTCCCTAAAAAGCTTTGCTGTAGCTGAAAATGGTCGAAGATTATAATAAATAATCAATCCCGTGGACTTGGAGGTGTGCTCCTGACTACTATTTTTTAGGCTTAGAGATTTGTAGCGTGGTGGTCCCTAGAATCTTATAGCTTCAGTCCCTAAAATCAGGGAGCGTGCTTCAGGTGGCGGATAGGATAGCCTGACGACTGGtagattggatttttttttgctatcaATTCAACTAGACTCAGACCGAtgcgtcgtaaacaagaatacgGGTGAATATTTCAGATCGAAAACGATTATTTCGCTACCgcgtagaaaaaaaattctttgtggGCCTTCTAAGCCCTTGTTAATTgtgttaaggttgcacagagaatgcgtaaaattcgcaaacgaaaaaagcagttttttttccacaccgtatgtcagatcttcataaaaatcaatcagcagtacagtaacaacattctacatacgcaatctctgtgcaaccttaacaactgtcaaaatatatatttaatcAATTCGTAATATATACAAACTAATCTAATCACGTTATTCCTTAATGTCATAAGTTAAACAGGCACATAGGCAATTACAGTAACTCCAAAGATGGTAGGACAATTTTTTTCCAGTTATCAGCCCATCTCAGTTGTTGGAACTCGTTGAGTTGCTTACTTATCCGTCTCTTTTCTTCGGTTATGAGACTGTTGTTTGGGAAATCGTGGAACCATTTTCCAATCAGATCCGACAATTCAGCTGATGTTTCAAAAACCCAACCATTTTGGCCTTGTTGTACAAGTTCATCGAggctaaaagaaaaaaaaagtatatGTTCACCGAATCCATTCAAAATACTTTAATCCGTCAATACCAGGCAAACTTTAGGGCACAGACGGGCAATCCAGACCCAAACATATCAACTACTTTCATTGGTAAATCCAAGCCACTTGAGCTATAGTGAAGGCACACTCCTAAATCTCCAGCGGCTAGAAGTTGTGGATAATCGGCGTTTTCTAACCAAGGAGTGATGACAGTAACTTTTTTCCAGGCTTTATCTTTCATCAGCGATCTATAATGTTCTTTCAATGGTCCTTTGCCCGTTATGACACATATAAGATGAGGATAAAGCTTTGGATTTTTAATGGCCTTTTCGTCGTACAATTCCAAAGCAATCAATAGTATACCGAAGTCTTCGTCTGAGGTCCAACTGGTACTAGATATCAATAGACCCGATCGATCGGGTCTATACTTGATTGTGCCATCAGAATATTTCACGGTAAAAGCTGAAGCATTCTCAATTTCACTTTCGCTAGCCAAAACAAGATCGCTGCATTTGAATTCCTGGATAGATTTTGACAGTCGAAGGAAAAGTTCGTGCTTTTCCTTAATTGTGGTCGGTCGAAATTGTGATGGTGGACGATCATATAGTACTGTTGCACTAAAAGTGAGAAAGTGAACTAgctttatttcgtttattatcGATACAAATCTGTCTGGTTAATTGCAAAGCTTaacgaaaaaaattgataatgATAGGgtagcccggggctagttggcggaatccctttttctccgtttctattagacatatagcgctgccgcTGCCAATGAGAttatgtacctcaagttatatGAAAACCATTATccaatttgtttttgttgcagaacattttgttttgtagaagttgtgcgcgatattgtgttttcgatcatagcaattaaattttctgtattataaacactttgtgttatttaggtagattttcaatctatttcccaaatgattatatttttcgatagtacttgaaaagagctttcagtatccgtacagatactacatctatccacaaacaaaagttatttttaaatagtttttttttttatgaaatatgcggttggggtaagttggcggtactatttacagtgcaaaaatagtcatcaaaaacttttttctggaattcactccaaagtcaATCGCCtgaatttgcttttgaatatgaagTACGCGTCCAAGTccaaatgccggggtattgataCTGAAATACAATACCAAATGTCGGTTGATGcacagttttcttgaaaagaaaaaaatccctGAAGTATttgaatttcca encodes:
- the LOC131683491 gene encoding chitobiosyldiphosphodolichol beta-mannosyltransferase, with the protein product MKKIEKIENVCVVVLGDIGRSPRMQYHVKSLSETRFIVDVIGYVESQPLEDLTCNPNVRIHPLSPFPELNLTNVLKYAFKTIWQALTLLMALISIRRPKFILCQNPPAIPALVICHIYCLFARSKVIVDWHNYTHTILAITSTPNAPIVRLAKIVERRFGQKAAASFCVTRAMQQDLLENWNIPATVLYDRPPSQFRPTTIKEKHELFLRLSKSIQEFKCSDLVLASESEIENASAFTVKYSDGTIKYRPDRSGLLISSTSWTSDEDFGILLIALELYDEKAIKNPKLYPHLICVITGKGPLKEHYRSLMKDKAWKKVTVITPWLENADYPQLLAAGDLGVCLHYSSSGLDLPMKVVDMFGSGLPVCALKFACLDELVQQGQNGWVFETSAELSDLIGKWFHDFPNNSLITEEKRRISKQLNEFQQLRWADNWKKIVLPSLELL